A DNA window from Halichondria panicea chromosome 16, odHalPani1.1, whole genome shotgun sequence contains the following coding sequences:
- the LOC135350065 gene encoding beta-1,3-galactosyltransferase 6-like — MASISLLKGPKEVLQIEFSRLFALRYVVHLIRYIQKLLLRSTHLRIAALFIFAVLVIAYTLYSGQDRLQDSSWIVPETCKASNCHIKQPLLMAEMSPNLLLILIHSSVGGNARRSAIRKTWLSHLTNEESFPIQYRFVLGGKDMDAKTLEIIQKEFREFRDIIVLPDVTDSVYSLTYRTIGSFKHIYYNMNKFLYIMKCDDDTMVDVMRIASELQLRKTKGLFFWGYMDGRAPILGWPSRYSENEWFICKKYLPYALGGGYLLSGDLVGLLVQNEQFLKMYRNEDAALGSWFAPYNLEYKHDSRFNTESSSRGCKDPFLILHKVSSSDMFYYHNSYEQEDRYCSRRTNWHSYHGYLYNWKAVPTDCCLKNAAVP, encoded by the exons ATGGCTTCAATTTCTCTGTTAAAGGGGCCAAAAGAAGTCCTACAGATAGAATTTTCAAGACTTTTTGCGTTGAGATATGTTGTTCATCTCATCAGATACATCCAAAAATTATTGCTGCGATCAACTCATTTGAGAATTGCTGCCCTTTTTATCTTTGCTGTCTTAGTAATTGCGTACACTCTCTACTCTGGCCAAGATCGGCTACAAGACTCAA GCTGGATCGTTCCTGAAACTTGTAAAGCAAGCAATTGTCATATAAAACAACCTCTTCTGATGGCCGAAATGTCTCCAAACTTGCTTCTCATACTTATTCATTCCAGTGTTGGCGGAAATGCTAGACGAAGTGCTATCAGGAAAACGTGGCTCTCTCACCTTACCAATGAAGAGAGCTTTCCAATACAGTACAG GTTTGTATTGGGTGGTAAAGATATGGACGCAAAAACACTAGAGATCATTCAAAAAGAATTTCGAGAATTCAGAGATATTATTGTCTTACCAGATGTCACAGACTCCGTATATTCTCTTACTTACAGAACTATAGGAAGTTTCAAACACATTTACTACAATATGAACAAATTCTTATACATCATGAAATGTGACGATGATACTATGGTGGATGTGATGCGAATTGCTTCAGAACTTCAACTGAGAAAAACAAAAGGTCTTTTCTTCTGGGGCTATATGGATGGTCGTGCTCCTATATTGGGATGGCCTTCGCGGTACAGTGAAAATGAATGGTTTATTTGCAAGAAATATTTGCCGTATGCACTTGGTGGTGGCTACCTGTTGTCTGGAGATTTGGTCGGGCTGCTTGTACAGAATGAACAGTTTTTGAAGATGTACAGAAATGAGGATGCTGCCCTAGGGTCATGGTTTGCACCCTATAACCTTGAATATAAGCATGATTCTCGATTTAACACAGAGTCGTCTTCTAGAGGATGCAAAGACCCGTTTTTAATCCTTCATAAAGTTTCTTCTAGTGATATGTTTTATTACCACAATTCTTACGAGCAAGAAGACAGATACTGTTCACGGAGAACTAATTGGCACTCTTATCATGGCTATCTGTATAATTGGAAAGCTGTACCGACTGATTGCTGTCTTAAGAATGCTGCAGTGCCCTAG
- the LOC135350067 gene encoding beta-1,3-galactosyltransferase 6-like, which translates to MSISLKVDSIASWSFYVCACIFRKTQAIRLKLCLFLIVVLSVLLVLLMTNSIENNSTYEFPEYVLLNETEDQLTVNITEEDILDSAPGLLLLLIHASGKEVGKERRDAIRATWVSEIDAISEELGQEISYKFVLGGFNVSAVVMQNLSIENKIYKDMIFLQNVPDTHASLSLRTLQGFEYYRNTSMNYQYVMKCDDDTFVHLKTVAKELKEMNGEGRLYWGEFLGASNVITEGIYAEYKWYQCDSYVPYAYGGGYVLSSDLVELLAINAPYLRVYKNEDVSVGAWLAPYSISNRFDARFNAGSISRGCKRQFIVSHKISPEMMYSYFASLTRDGYFCSRKNRWYGMRGHTYNWKRIPSKCCRHSRRIP; encoded by the exons ATGAGTATAAGCTTGAAAGTAGACAGTATTGCTAGTTGGTCTTTCTATGTGTGTGCCTGCATATTTAGAAAAACACAGGCCATAAGGTTAAAGTTGTGCCTGTTTTTGATTGTTGTTCTGAGTGTGCTCCTGGTTCTCTTAATGACAAATAGTATTGAAAATAACAGCACATACGAGTTCCCTGAATATGTTCTATTGAATGAAACGGAGGATCAATTAACTGTGAATATAACAG AAGAAGACATACTGGACTCAGCTCCTGGTCTGTTGCTGCTTCTCATTCACGCTAGTGGTAAGGAGGTGGGcaaagagagaagagatgccATCAGAGCCACCTGGGTGTCTGAAATAGATGCAATTTCAGAAGAGCTAGGACAAGAAATTTCCTACAA GTTTGTACTGGGTGGATTCAATGTATCAGCAGTAGTTATGCAGAATCTGTCAATTGAAAACAAGATTTATAAGGACATGATATTTTTACAAAACGTTCCAGATACACATGCTTCATTGAGTCTACGCACACTTCAAGGATTCGAATACTATAGAAACACCTCGATGAATTACCAGTATGTTATGAAATGTGATGATGACACTTTTGTCCATTTAAAGACAGTAGCAAAGGAGCTGAAGGAAATGAATGGAGAAGGCAGACTCTACTGGGGAGAGTTCTTAGGAGCAAGTAATGTGATAACCGAAGGGATTTATGCTGAGTATAAGTGGTATCAATGTGACTCCTATGTTCCTTATGCTTATGGCGGAGGATATGTATTATCTAGTGACCTTGTGGAACTCCTTGCGATAAATGCACCTTATCTAAGAGTGTACAAAAATGAAGATGTGTCAGTAGGAGCCTGGTTGGCTCCTTACAGCATAAGTAACAGATTTGATGCTAGGTTCAATGCTGGTTCCATCAGCAGAGGCTGCAAGAGACAGTTTATTGTGTCCCACAAAATTTCACCTGAGATGATGTACTCGTATTTTGCAAGTTTAACCCGCGATGGTTACTTTTGCAGTCGGAAAAACAGGTGGTATGGAATGAGAGGACACACATACAATTGGAAAAGAATACCGTCAAAATGTTGTAGACACAGTAGAAGAATTCCGTAG